The alpha proteobacterium U9-1i genome includes a region encoding these proteins:
- a CDS encoding histidinol dehydrogenase, which translates to MTRILNFVDADFADAYAQLIAERGARLDAVEAGVRVIVNDVRTRGVNAVLALAAKYDGIAQTQEDLRVSEAARKAARVACKPDVIAALERAAARIHDFHARQKPEDAQWVDGEGVTLGWRWTAVDSAGVYAPGGLAAYPSSVLMNAIPAKAAGVSRVVMATPPGKLHENPAILAAADIAGVDEVWAIGGAQGVAALAYGAGDLAACDVVVGPGNAFVAAAKKIVFGDVGVDAVAGPSEVFVWADGSAPAEWIAADLLAQAEHDEDAQSVLFTQDYVYARAVGDAVEAALRVHQAGPSARASWERHGAIIVVPKLEQAASLIDMAAPEHVQIAAREPERLAALIRHAGAIFLGAQAPEALGDYVAGPSHVLPTSRAARYASGVSVLTFMKRTTLIGASTDAVRAIGPSAATLADTEGLPAHARSVRLRLERNE; encoded by the coding sequence GTGGCGTGAATGCGGTGCTGGCGCTGGCCGCGAAGTACGATGGGATTGCGCAGACACAAGAAGATTTGCGTGTGAGTGAGGCGGCGCGGAAAGCCGCGCGCGTGGCCTGCAAGCCCGACGTGATCGCCGCACTGGAACGCGCGGCGGCGCGCATCCACGATTTTCATGCGCGGCAAAAGCCGGAAGATGCGCAATGGGTGGACGGCGAAGGCGTGACGCTCGGTTGGCGCTGGACGGCAGTGGATTCCGCAGGCGTGTACGCGCCGGGCGGGCTGGCGGCGTATCCCTCAAGCGTACTGATGAACGCGATCCCCGCGAAAGCGGCGGGCGTGTCACGCGTAGTGATGGCGACACCGCCGGGCAAGCTGCACGAAAACCCAGCGATCCTTGCGGCGGCTGACATCGCCGGCGTTGATGAAGTGTGGGCGATCGGTGGCGCGCAAGGTGTTGCGGCGCTGGCCTATGGCGCAGGAGATCTGGCGGCGTGCGATGTCGTCGTTGGTCCGGGCAATGCGTTTGTCGCGGCGGCGAAGAAGATCGTGTTCGGCGATGTTGGTGTCGATGCGGTGGCGGGACCGTCGGAAGTGTTCGTGTGGGCCGACGGTTCGGCGCCGGCGGAATGGATTGCGGCCGACCTGCTGGCGCAAGCGGAACACGACGAAGACGCGCAGTCGGTGCTGTTCACGCAGGATTATGTGTATGCGCGCGCCGTCGGCGATGCGGTTGAAGCGGCGTTGCGGGTGCATCAAGCCGGGCCTTCGGCGCGGGCGTCTTGGGAGCGGCATGGCGCGATCATTGTCGTGCCGAAGCTGGAGCAGGCGGCAAGCCTGATCGACATGGCCGCCCCTGAGCACGTCCAGATCGCCGCGCGCGAACCGGAGCGGTTGGCGGCGTTGATCCGGCACGCTGGCGCGATTTTCCTGGGCGCGCAGGCGCCGGAAGCGTTGGGCGATTACGTCGCTGGCCCAAGCCACGTGCTACCGACCTCGCGTGCGGCGCGCTATGCATCCGGTGTCTCGGTGCTTACGTTTATGAAGCGTACAACTCTGATCGGCGCGAGCACCGATGCGGTGCGCGCGATTGGGCCGAGCGCTGCGACGCTGGCGGACACGGAGGGGCTGCCAGCCCACGCGCGCTCGGTGCGGCTGAGGCTTGAGCGCAATGAGTGA